A stretch of Imperialibacter roseus DNA encodes these proteins:
- a CDS encoding cytochrome P450, translating into MDVTKLWQPSKPGFITNPYPVYSNILAHTPVFESPTGDFVVMNYDGVKHVLFDKNYQTGARAEWVYKMTQYATDRNIDFRSIQQAVAGMPIQQNPPIHSVIRSVLAKNWPSKAFLSTKSSEICDEILADMPPSFDLVSFIAKKLPVWMVCDVLGMPRSLGEELQADGFRLVQLLDPYLTFKDLKNIQVASTNLRASFDLYYSSLDKESAGLAAAVKKAAEDNPEFNADPVSLIIFLFIAAFETTSSLISICLQTLIEDKELCYQLDSDARIERFVREILRLYSPVQITGRSNPEPIVLSGVEIPANSTITLCLGSANRDPGHFENPDQLIIDRKVNDHLSFGYGMHHCLGSQMAVVEAASVVKAFLPKLGHTSIVGKPVWENRLMIRRLLSMELLVSDNETPSV; encoded by the coding sequence ATGGACGTAACTAAACTTTGGCAACCATCGAAACCAGGGTTTATTACTAACCCCTATCCAGTATATTCCAATATATTGGCACATACGCCTGTATTCGAATCACCTACCGGAGACTTTGTAGTGATGAACTATGATGGCGTTAAGCATGTGCTTTTTGATAAAAATTATCAGACTGGAGCCAGGGCGGAATGGGTTTATAAAATGACTCAATATGCCACGGACAGAAACATAGACTTCCGCTCGATTCAGCAAGCAGTGGCGGGAATGCCAATACAGCAAAACCCACCAATACACAGCGTTATTCGCTCCGTTCTCGCTAAAAACTGGCCTTCTAAGGCTTTTCTTTCGACAAAGTCTTCTGAGATTTGTGATGAAATCCTGGCAGATATGCCACCATCATTTGACTTGGTCTCTTTTATTGCCAAGAAGCTGCCAGTATGGATGGTTTGCGATGTGCTTGGCATGCCGAGATCTTTAGGAGAAGAGCTTCAGGCGGACGGTTTCAGACTTGTTCAACTTCTCGATCCCTATTTGACTTTTAAAGATTTAAAGAATATCCAGGTTGCCTCAACAAACCTTCGGGCATCTTTCGATCTCTACTATAGCAGTCTTGATAAGGAGTCCGCCGGATTGGCTGCTGCTGTGAAAAAAGCTGCGGAAGACAATCCTGAATTTAATGCTGATCCCGTATCGCTCATTATTTTTCTTTTCATTGCTGCTTTTGAAACAACCTCCAGCCTGATAAGCATTTGCCTGCAAACATTAATTGAAGACAAAGAGCTATGTTACCAACTTGACAGCGACGCTCGTATTGAGCGCTTTGTCAGGGAAATATTAAGGCTATACTCACCTGTGCAGATAACTGGCAGGTCAAATCCCGAACCTATAGTCCTATCTGGAGTTGAAATACCCGCCAATAGCACCATCACTCTTTGCCTTGGGTCTGCCAACCGTGATCCAGGCCATTTTGAAAACCCCGATCAACTAATTATCGACAGAAAGGTGAACGATCACCTTTCCTTCGGGTATGGTATGCATCATTGCCTGGGAAGCCAAATGGCAGTAGTTGAGGCTGCGTCTGTAGTCAAAGCTTTCCTGCCCAAACTAGGTCACACCAGCATTGTTGGCAAGCCAGTTTGGGAGAATAGGCTAATGATCAGGAGGCTGCTCTCGATGGAATTGTTAGTTTCAGACAACGAAACGCCATCTGTATAA